A DNA window from Cetobacterium sp. NK01 contains the following coding sequences:
- a CDS encoding thermonuclease family protein has protein sequence MKKIIILLIAFLLTTLSFAFSGKVIKVTDGDTITVLKDGEKVRVRFYGIDAPEKKQEYGIKSLDVLKKMIDGKIVEIDVKDKDQYGRVVGEVYYNGKNVNLYMLETGNAWWYKQYSKKNLEFAAAEEKAKLEGLGLWKEKNPTPPWEFRKKNKK, from the coding sequence ATGAAAAAAATAATTATTTTATTAATAGCATTTTTATTAACTACACTGTCTTTTGCTTTTTCAGGAAAAGTAATAAAAGTTACAGATGGAGATACGATAACTGTTTTAAAAGATGGAGAAAAAGTTAGAGTTAGATTTTATGGAATTGATGCTCCAGAAAAAAAACAAGAGTATGGAATAAAGTCTTTAGATGTTTTAAAAAAGATGATAGATGGTAAAATTGTAGAGATTGATGTTAAGGATAAAGATCAATATGGAAGAGTTGTTGGAGAGGTTTATTATAACGGAAAAAATGTAAATCTTTACATGTTAGAAACAGGAAATGCTTGGTGGTATAAGCAGTATTCTAAGAAAAATTTAGAATTTGCTGCTGCTGAAGAAAAAGCTAAATTAGAAGGGTTAGGGTTATGGAAAGAGAAAAATCCTACGCCACCTTGGGAGTTTAGAAAGAAAAATAAAAAATAA
- a CDS encoding phosphoribosyltransferase, which translates to MELYKDIESLVFKEDNKKYSIKFFRVYYPKRYEIGALDRRIRDEIYEFKNGVSFDKFLIEIKEWLIENYGTYQLNGVIFLPIPASNKKVNEKRYKKFCELLCEELKIENGYAYISMKENNSPNHLKDDMKVKKYEFILNKDKLKEKYLIVFDDILTSGKTFYSLATNLEDLNCKIILAIFLARTIKQEDYVEEHFTIYKK; encoded by the coding sequence ATGGAGTTATATAAAGATATCGAATCTTTAGTTTTTAAAGAAGATAATAAAAAATATTCAATAAAATTTTTTAGAGTATATTATCCCAAAAGATACGAAATAGGAGCTTTAGATAGAAGGATAAGAGATGAAATATATGAGTTTAAAAACGGAGTATCTTTTGATAAATTTCTTATTGAAATAAAGGAATGGCTTATAGAAAATTATGGAACTTACCAGTTAAATGGAGTAATTTTTCTTCCTATACCAGCATCTAATAAAAAAGTAAATGAAAAGAGATATAAGAAATTTTGTGAGCTTTTGTGTGAAGAGTTAAAAATTGAAAATGGATATGCTTATATAAGCATGAAAGAAAATAACTCTCCTAATCATTTGAAAGATGATATGAAGGTTAAGAAATATGAGTTTATATTAAATAAAGATAAATTAAAGGAAAAATACCTTATAGTTTTTGATGATATATTAACTTCTGGAAAAACTTTTTACTCTTTAGCTACTAATTTAGAAGATTTAAATTGTAAAATTATATTAGCTATATTTTTAGCTAGAACAATAAAGCAAGAGGACTATGTAGAAGAGCATTTTACAATTTATAAAAAATAG